One region of Labrus bergylta chromosome 23, fLabBer1.1, whole genome shotgun sequence genomic DNA includes:
- the ccdc107 gene encoding coiled-coil domain-containing protein 107 isoform X2 — translation MVLSTSHQVALAFTAVLFTFVVLPRMFGVGGGSGTKESRFDPRYSRKAGSSAVKGQSINVNAPGSPQSPENVQQMKKLMEQELKNDKYKTNNNNSKGYVFTLMPLYAIGVGVFAAYKFLKIKSSDEQAQKTKLTKGAKKSVEAENQLNELEQRLAQTERMLNSILTQLDPLTNCVKSVAQEQKNEIMSQLQTIRYLMKKRGMECPPLNLNEASCGRNLDELIESLGARETLMAAEASLAENQTSGGTAEAPGKDYVKHVEAEDEAATEGEEMKELSPEKSEGEEEEDGKEEGVEEEEEGEGEGVEDPQLMPSLESSCETNIEEIGAEQAASGLRRRNRPE, via the exons CTGGCGTTCACGGCCGTGCTCTTCACGTTTGTCGTCCTGCCCAGGATGTTTGGTGTCGGCGGCGGCTCCGGGACGAAGGAGTCCAGATTTGACCCCCGGTACAGCCGTAAAG CGGGTTCGAGCGCGGTGAAAGGTCAGTCCATCAACGTGAACGCCCCTGGTTCCCCTCAGAGCCCTGAGAACGTGCAGCAGATGAAGAAGCTGATGGAACAAGAGCTGAAGAACGACAAGTacaagaccaacaacaacaacagcaaaggCTACGTGTTCACACTGATGCCCCTCTATGCCATCGGGGTGGGAGTGTTTGCAGCGTACAAGTTTTTGAAG ATCAAGTCCTCAGATGAGCAGGCACAGAAGACCAAATTAACAAAAGGAGCCAAAAAGTCTGTGGAGGCAG aaaacCAGTTGAACGAGCTGGAACAAAGGTTAGCACAGACCGAGAGGATGCTCAACTCCATCCTCACGCAGCTGGACCCGCTCACTAACTG TGTGAAGTCGGTGGCTCAGGAGCAGAAGAACGAGATCATGTCTCAACTCCAGACCATCCGGTACCTGATGAAGAAGAGGGGAATGGAATGTCCGCCCCTGAACCTCAACG AGGCGTCCTGCGGGCGTAATCTGGATGAGCTCATCGAGTCGCTCGGAGCCAGAGAAACCTTGATGGCGGCGGAAGCTTCTCTGGCAGAGAATCAAACCTCTGGAGGAACAGCGGAGGCTCCTGGGAAAGACTATGTAAAGCATGTGGAAGCTGAAGATGAAGCTGCGACAGAAggggaggagatgaaggagctCAGTCCAGAGAAATCtgaaggggaggaagaggaagatggaaAAGAGGAAGGtgtagaagaggaggaggagggggaaggggaAGGGGTGGAGGACCCGCAGCTGATGCCTTCGTTAGAGAGCTCGTGTGAGACAAACATTGAGGAGATCGGAGCGGAGCAGGCGGCGTCGGGCCTCAGGAGACGCAACAGACCTGAATGA
- the ccdc107 gene encoding coiled-coil domain-containing protein 107 isoform X1, with translation MVLSTSHQVALAFTAVLFTFVVLPRMFGVGGGSGTKESRFDPRYSRKAAGSSAVKGQSINVNAPGSPQSPENVQQMKKLMEQELKNDKYKTNNNNSKGYVFTLMPLYAIGVGVFAAYKFLKIKSSDEQAQKTKLTKGAKKSVEAENQLNELEQRLAQTERMLNSILTQLDPLTNCVKSVAQEQKNEIMSQLQTIRYLMKKRGMECPPLNLNEASCGRNLDELIESLGARETLMAAEASLAENQTSGGTAEAPGKDYVKHVEAEDEAATEGEEMKELSPEKSEGEEEEDGKEEGVEEEEEGEGEGVEDPQLMPSLESSCETNIEEIGAEQAASGLRRRNRPE, from the exons CTGGCGTTCACGGCCGTGCTCTTCACGTTTGTCGTCCTGCCCAGGATGTTTGGTGTCGGCGGCGGCTCCGGGACGAAGGAGTCCAGATTTGACCCCCGGTACAGCCGTAAAG CAGCGGGTTCGAGCGCGGTGAAAGGTCAGTCCATCAACGTGAACGCCCCTGGTTCCCCTCAGAGCCCTGAGAACGTGCAGCAGATGAAGAAGCTGATGGAACAAGAGCTGAAGAACGACAAGTacaagaccaacaacaacaacagcaaaggCTACGTGTTCACACTGATGCCCCTCTATGCCATCGGGGTGGGAGTGTTTGCAGCGTACAAGTTTTTGAAG ATCAAGTCCTCAGATGAGCAGGCACAGAAGACCAAATTAACAAAAGGAGCCAAAAAGTCTGTGGAGGCAG aaaacCAGTTGAACGAGCTGGAACAAAGGTTAGCACAGACCGAGAGGATGCTCAACTCCATCCTCACGCAGCTGGACCCGCTCACTAACTG TGTGAAGTCGGTGGCTCAGGAGCAGAAGAACGAGATCATGTCTCAACTCCAGACCATCCGGTACCTGATGAAGAAGAGGGGAATGGAATGTCCGCCCCTGAACCTCAACG AGGCGTCCTGCGGGCGTAATCTGGATGAGCTCATCGAGTCGCTCGGAGCCAGAGAAACCTTGATGGCGGCGGAAGCTTCTCTGGCAGAGAATCAAACCTCTGGAGGAACAGCGGAGGCTCCTGGGAAAGACTATGTAAAGCATGTGGAAGCTGAAGATGAAGCTGCGACAGAAggggaggagatgaaggagctCAGTCCAGAGAAATCtgaaggggaggaagaggaagatggaaAAGAGGAAGGtgtagaagaggaggaggagggggaaggggaAGGGGTGGAGGACCCGCAGCTGATGCCTTCGTTAGAGAGCTCGTGTGAGACAAACATTGAGGAGATCGGAGCGGAGCAGGCGGCGTCGGGCCTCAGGAGACGCAACAGACCTGAATGA